A single window of Flavobacterium aestivum DNA harbors:
- a CDS encoding Panacea domain-containing protein — protein sequence MAYSPKKIADYFLLKGKDDNTLTPMKLIKLVYIAHGWSLGLYNKTLINEQPQAWKFGPVIPSLYDEFKEFGNKKIEKQVTDNPINDQDLTKFLDKIWEVYGKYTGVQLSAKTHEPNTPWSKTWEKAKEYFNTFSLSIPDDLIREHYLMKIANNKQNA from the coding sequence ATGGCTTATAGTCCAAAAAAAATTGCAGATTATTTTTTACTGAAAGGCAAAGATGACAATACTTTGACACCTATGAAGCTAATAAAGTTAGTTTATATAGCTCATGGTTGGAGTTTAGGCTTGTACAATAAAACTTTGATAAATGAACAACCACAAGCTTGGAAATTTGGGCCTGTAATTCCTAGTCTATATGATGAATTTAAAGAATTTGGGAATAAAAAAATTGAAAAACAAGTCACAGATAACCCTATTAACGACCAAGATTTAACAAAATTTCTTGATAAGATTTGGGAAGTGTACGGAAAATATACAGGAGTACAGTTAAGTGCAAAAACGCACGAACCAAACACACCTTGGTCTAAAACTTGGGAAAAAGCTAAAGAGTACTTTAATACATTTTCCTTGTCAATACCAGACGATTTAATTAGAGAACACTATTTAATGAAAATCGCTAATAATAAGCAAAATGCTTGA
- a CDS encoding helix-turn-helix domain-containing protein, which translates to MSTLTKPNHIGRKISRIRELRDMKQEALAQALGTNQQAISAMENSETIEDEKLAEIAKALGVTVEAIKNFSEEAVFNYFNTFNEAVSSSNFGPQSTCTFNPLDKVVELYERLVQAEKDKVEYLEQLLKGK; encoded by the coding sequence ATGAGCACATTAACAAAACCAAATCATATAGGGCGAAAAATCAGCCGTATTCGTGAACTCCGAGACATGAAGCAAGAAGCGTTAGCGCAGGCTTTAGGAACAAACCAACAGGCAATATCCGCCATGGAAAATAGCGAAACCATAGAAGATGAAAAACTTGCAGAGATTGCAAAGGCGCTTGGTGTAACGGTAGAAGCAATTAAAAATTTTTCGGAAGAAGCGGTATTTAATTATTTTAATACTTTTAATGAAGCTGTTTCAAGTAGTAATTTTGGTCCCCAAAGTACATGTACTTTTAATCCTTTAGATAAAGTGGTTGAATTATATGAACGCTTAGTTCAAGCTGAAAAAGATAAAGTCGAATATTTAGAACAATTACTAAAAGGAAAATAA
- a CDS encoding serine hydrolase yields MKLTITIGLLLIGHLTFGQDRIQKIDSLLNSLYSKEKINGNFLIAEKGKVIYSHSFGLANETTKEKLNENSIFELASCSKQFTAMGIMILKEKGKLNLDDDINKYLPELSFYKGVTVRNLLNHTGGLPDYMQLMDSLFDKSKIATNKDIINIFSKHQPKILFEPNTKWEYSNTGYALLASIIEKASGLTYAEYLNTAIFQPLKMKNTFVYTRRLSPKKIDNYAFGYVYSDSLKKYVLPDELKETNIVIWLDGIVGDGTVNSTVKDLLIWDRALYTNKLLTKEGMAAVFELATLKDGAKRNYGFGWGIEDNADFGKIANHSGGWPGYVTFIERHITNDKTIIILQNHNNVTIPSKSIRSILYNKPLPVQKIRKEISITPEELQKFVGTYKVEKDFEIKISLDKDQLFSQLTGQNTFPIFVESEMLFFYKVVDAQIQFEKNEKGEISNLFLLQNGNKIEAKRTK; encoded by the coding sequence ATGAAATTAACAATTACAATCGGACTTCTTTTAATTGGACATCTTACATTTGGACAAGACAGAATTCAAAAAATTGACAGTTTACTCAATTCTCTTTATTCAAAAGAGAAAATCAATGGAAATTTTCTAATTGCAGAAAAAGGGAAAGTTATTTATAGCCATAGTTTCGGACTTGCAAACGAAACAACAAAAGAAAAGTTGAACGAAAATTCTATTTTTGAATTGGCATCTTGTTCAAAGCAGTTCACTGCTATGGGGATAATGATACTTAAAGAAAAAGGGAAGTTGAATTTAGACGATGACATCAATAAATACTTACCCGAACTTTCTTTTTATAAAGGTGTAACAGTAAGAAACTTATTGAATCATACCGGAGGTCTGCCAGACTATATGCAGCTTATGGATAGTTTATTTGACAAATCTAAAATTGCCACTAACAAAGACATAATTAATATATTTAGTAAACATCAACCAAAAATATTATTTGAGCCAAATACTAAATGGGAATATAGCAACACGGGCTATGCATTATTGGCATCAATAATTGAGAAAGCATCGGGTTTGACATACGCTGAATATCTAAACACAGCTATTTTCCAACCGTTGAAAATGAAAAATACCTTTGTGTACACTCGTAGATTATCGCCAAAGAAAATTGACAATTATGCTTTTGGTTATGTTTACTCAGATAGTTTGAAAAAATATGTTTTACCAGACGAATTGAAAGAAACTAACATCGTTATTTGGCTTGATGGTATTGTTGGAGACGGAACAGTTAATTCAACTGTAAAGGATTTATTAATTTGGGATAGAGCATTATACACCAATAAATTACTCACAAAAGAGGGAATGGCAGCAGTTTTTGAACTAGCAACTCTGAAAGACGGAGCTAAAAGGAATTATGGTTTTGGTTGGGGAATTGAAGACAATGCTGATTTTGGAAAAATTGCAAACCATAGTGGCGGTTGGCCAGGTTATGTAACTTTTATCGAAAGACATATTACAAATGATAAAACAATAATAATACTTCAAAATCACAATAACGTTACAATTCCCTCAAAATCAATTAGAAGTATTCTGTATAATAAACCATTACCAGTGCAAAAAATCAGAAAAGAAATTAGTATTACACCTGAAGAACTTCAAAAGTTTGTTGGGACTTATAAAGTTGAAAAAGATTTTGAAATCAAAATTTCATTAGATAAAGACCAACTATTTTCACAATTGACAGGACAAAATACGTTCCCGATATTTGTAGAAAGTGAAATGTTATTTTTCTATAAAGTAGTAGATGCACAAATTCAGTTTGAAAAGAACGAAAAAGGAGAAATTTCAAATTTGTTTTTATTACAGAATGGAAATAAGATAGAAGCAAAACGGACGAAATAA
- a CDS encoding helix-turn-helix domain-containing protein, protein MQETNKIPDSLQNDKLKIKINSDENPYHSVDIQQKIYQPRKLTSYFIVFIESGSITYNLDLQDITLTDGQLLFGMPNQVFTPPYKADNLKYFKVLFDENTLALLPQQFPFLINPLNSQTIIFDNAAKQRVKKSFEILNQILHVDKHPTDTEIVLAYLNSLLVELNSAYFKNKEPINILNTNLSKFIEFKLAVETHLTEQPSVNAIAEKLALTTNSLYRIVKEYSGVSPKDFFTNRLIIEAQRKLHYSNLSVKELAYELGFNDPDYFSRLFKKCTGKSVSEVLETRQDLSRE, encoded by the coding sequence ATGCAAGAAACAAACAAAATACCCGACAGTTTACAAAACGACAAGTTGAAGATAAAGATTAATTCGGACGAAAATCCTTATCACTCTGTTGATATTCAGCAAAAAATCTATCAACCACGCAAACTAACTTCGTATTTCATCGTGTTTATTGAAAGCGGCTCTATTACCTACAATTTAGATTTGCAAGACATCACACTTACAGATGGACAATTGCTTTTCGGTATGCCCAATCAAGTTTTTACACCGCCCTATAAAGCAGACAATCTTAAATACTTCAAGGTATTATTTGATGAAAATACGTTAGCATTGCTGCCACAGCAATTTCCTTTTTTAATCAACCCATTAAACTCGCAAACAATAATTTTTGACAACGCTGCAAAGCAAAGGGTAAAAAAGAGTTTTGAAATTTTAAATCAAATACTTCACGTAGACAAACATCCAACAGACACAGAAATAGTATTGGCTTACCTAAACTCACTATTGGTAGAATTGAACAGCGCCTATTTCAAGAACAAAGAACCAATCAATATTTTAAACACTAACCTTTCAAAATTTATTGAGTTCAAGTTAGCGGTAGAAACACATCTTACAGAGCAACCTTCTGTGAATGCAATAGCCGAAAAATTGGCCTTAACCACCAACAGTTTATATCGGATTGTAAAAGAATATTCGGGAGTTTCGCCTAAAGATTTTTTTACCAACCGTTTAATAATAGAAGCACAACGAAAACTGCATTATTCAAATCTTTCAGTAAAAGAATTAGCCTATGAGTTGGGCTTTAATGACCCAGACTATTTTTCACGCCTTTTCAAAAAATGCACAGGAAAAAGCGTAAGTGAAGTTTTAGAAACTCGGCAAGATTTGTCAAGAGAATAA
- a CDS encoding serine hydrolase domain-containing protein yields the protein MKTTLLTALLLTLVQIGFAQTNFDKTKLDNYFNALEENNKFMGSVAVSKNGEIIYTKSIGFADVEKNIKATKNSKYRIGSISKSFTAVLILKAVEKKKLDLTQTIDKWFPTIKNAKKISVKHLLSHRSGIHNFTDDNDYLTWNTQPKTEKEMLEIIAKGGSDFEPDSKAEYSNSNFVLLTYILEKTFSKSYSDLLQEHIVKPLGLTNTYVFGKINTANNECKSYNFAGTWKAVTETDFTIPLGAGAITSTPSDLTKFADALFGGKLLKPESLEIMKTIKEGYGIGLFQMPFHEKIGYGHTGGIDGFSSVYSHFAEDKISYALTTNGTKLNMNDISIAVLSAIYDKPYDIPVFTTYNLTSEDFDKYLGVYASKEIPFKITITKDGNSIIAQGTGQPAFSLEATEKDKFKFDQAGAKFEFNPIDKTMILSQDGGQIKFTKE from the coding sequence ATGAAAACGACACTCTTAACAGCATTACTTTTAACATTAGTTCAAATCGGATTTGCTCAAACAAATTTTGATAAAACAAAATTGGACAATTACTTCAATGCACTTGAAGAGAACAATAAGTTTATGGGAAGTGTTGCCGTTTCAAAAAACGGAGAAATCATTTACACAAAATCAATCGGATTTGCAGACGTTGAAAAAAACATTAAAGCAACCAAAAATTCAAAATACAGAATTGGTTCAATTTCTAAATCATTCACGGCAGTTTTGATTTTAAAAGCAGTTGAGAAAAAAAAGTTAGACCTAACCCAAACTATTGACAAATGGTTTCCAACAATCAAAAACGCAAAGAAAATATCTGTAAAACATTTACTTAGTCATAGAAGCGGAATACACAATTTCACAGACGACAATGACTATCTGACTTGGAACACACAACCAAAGACAGAAAAAGAAATGCTTGAAATTATAGCAAAAGGCGGCAGCGATTTCGAACCAGACAGCAAAGCAGAATACAGCAACTCAAACTTTGTGCTTTTGACTTACATTCTAGAAAAAACTTTTTCAAAATCGTATTCTGACTTATTACAAGAACATATTGTGAAGCCGCTTGGTTTAACAAATACTTATGTTTTTGGAAAAATCAATACAGCCAACAATGAATGTAAATCATACAACTTCGCAGGAACTTGGAAGGCAGTAACCGAAACAGACTTTACAATTCCGTTAGGTGCAGGGGCAATAACTTCCACGCCAAGTGACTTGACAAAATTCGCGGATGCCTTGTTTGGAGGAAAACTTTTAAAACCTGAAAGTCTCGAAATAATGAAAACCATTAAAGAAGGTTACGGAATTGGTTTATTTCAAATGCCTTTCCATGAAAAGATTGGCTATGGACATACAGGCGGAATTGATGGTTTTAGTTCTGTTTATTCACATTTCGCAGAGGACAAAATTTCGTATGCTTTAACCACAAACGGAACAAAACTAAATATGAACGATATTTCAATTGCTGTTTTAAGTGCAATTTACGACAAACCTTATGACATACCTGTTTTCACGACTTACAACTTGACTTCGGAGGATTTTGATAAGTATTTGGGCGTTTATGCTTCCAAAGAAATCCCATTTAAAATTACAATTACAAAAGATGGAAACTCTATAATCGCACAAGGCACAGGGCAACCAGCATTCTCTCTTGAAGCAACAGAAAAAGATAAATTTAAGTTTGACCAAGCAGGAGCAAAATTTGAATTTAATCCTATAGACAAGACAATGATTTTATCACAAGACGGGGGACAAATTAAATTTACAAAAGAATAA
- a CDS encoding GNAT family N-acetyltransferase, producing the protein MPKIEIRKASLSNLETIQDISKQTFIETFSDVNTPENMEEYVLLNFNAKQLSLEIDNPNSLFYLATLDSETVGYLKLNFGDAQTENANENALEIQRIYVLKEFHGKRIGQLLLDEAIKVARQMAVNSIWLGVWEKNYNAIGFYTKNGFITFDKHLFLLGDDPQTDLLMKLEIS; encoded by the coding sequence ATGCCCAAAATTGAAATTAGAAAAGCATCCTTATCCAATCTGGAAACCATTCAAGACATTAGTAAACAAACTTTCATCGAAACATTTTCAGACGTAAATACTCCCGAAAATATGGAGGAATATGTTCTTCTAAACTTCAACGCCAAACAATTATCACTAGAAATAGACAATCCCAATTCTCTATTTTACCTTGCTACTTTAGACTCTGAAACCGTTGGTTATTTAAAACTTAATTTTGGCGATGCACAAACGGAAAACGCAAATGAAAATGCCTTAGAAATTCAACGCATATATGTACTAAAGGAATTTCACGGAAAAAGAATAGGGCAATTATTACTTGACGAAGCCATAAAAGTTGCACGACAAATGGCTGTCAATTCTATTTGGTTGGGAGTTTGGGAAAAAAATTATAATGCCATTGGGTTTTATACCAAAAATGGTTTTATCACTTTCGATAAGCATTTGTTTCTTTTAGGTGATGACCCACAAACAGATTTATTAATGAAACTTGAAATCAGTTAA
- a CDS encoding FAD-binding oxidoreductase: MLNETSIQDFRATLRGELIEPQDQGYEDARKVYNAMISKRPRMIVRCADVADVIQSVNFARENKLLLSIRSGGHNAGGLGICDDGLVIDLSLIKYTRVDPQAKTVMVGAGCVWGDIDHATHAFGMAVPGGIISTTGAGGLTLGGGLGYLSRKCGLSIDNLLSADIVLADGSFITANANQNQDLFWALKGGGGNFGVVTSFTFNLHPIAMIYGGPMLYELSESEAVMKWYRELIKDAPDDLNGFFAFLTVPPVAPFPEHLHLKKMCGVVWSYTGSLEDGEEAFKPIRAFKTPALDFVGPIPLPVLQSLFDGLLPTGLQWYWRADFVNELSDEAIAKHITFAEAMPTPLSTMHMYPINGAASRISNEATAWNYRDATWAMVIVGIDPDPSNKDIITKWTKDYWEALHPYSAGGAYVNFMMDEGEDRVKATYGDNYDRLVTIKNKYDPNNLFRVNQNIKPSMKEAETVK; this comes from the coding sequence ATGCTTAATGAAACTTCTATTCAGGATTTCAGGGCTACCTTAAGAGGCGAGCTAATAGAGCCGCAAGATCAAGGTTATGAGGATGCCCGAAAAGTGTACAACGCCATGATTAGCAAACGTCCTCGCATGATTGTGCGTTGCGCAGATGTGGCAGATGTGATTCAATCAGTTAATTTTGCGAGAGAAAACAAACTACTTCTCTCCATTCGTAGCGGCGGCCACAATGCCGGTGGTTTAGGAATTTGTGATGACGGATTAGTGATTGATCTCTCACTCATAAAATACACTCGCGTTGACCCACAAGCAAAAACGGTTATGGTAGGCGCAGGTTGTGTTTGGGGAGATATTGACCATGCTACCCACGCATTCGGGATGGCGGTACCAGGCGGAATTATTTCTACAACTGGTGCTGGCGGATTGACTCTTGGCGGAGGACTGGGTTATCTCTCCCGCAAGTGTGGTTTGAGCATCGACAACTTATTATCTGCCGATATAGTGCTAGCCGACGGTAGTTTTATAACTGCAAACGCTAATCAGAATCAGGATTTATTTTGGGCTTTAAAAGGCGGTGGCGGTAACTTTGGGGTGGTAACTTCCTTTACTTTTAATCTCCATCCTATTGCAATGATTTATGGCGGCCCAATGCTATATGAATTAAGCGAAAGTGAAGCCGTAATGAAATGGTATCGCGAACTTATTAAAGATGCACCAGACGACCTCAACGGATTTTTTGCTTTTCTTACCGTTCCTCCTGTAGCTCCTTTTCCAGAGCATCTTCACCTAAAAAAAATGTGCGGAGTCGTTTGGTCCTACACAGGTTCCTTAGAAGATGGAGAAGAGGCATTCAAACCCATTCGTGCCTTCAAAACACCTGCTCTTGACTTTGTAGGTCCAATACCGCTTCCGGTTCTTCAAAGTCTCTTTGACGGATTATTGCCAACCGGTTTGCAATGGTATTGGCGTGCCGATTTTGTAAATGAGTTGAGCGATGAAGCCATTGCCAAACATATTACATTTGCCGAAGCTATGCCTACACCACTCTCTACCATGCACATGTATCCTATAAACGGCGCAGCTTCGCGAATAAGCAACGAAGCTACTGCATGGAATTACCGCGATGCTACCTGGGCAATGGTAATTGTGGGTATTGATCCCGATCCGTCTAATAAAGATATAATAACCAAGTGGACAAAAGACTATTGGGAAGCACTCCACCCCTATTCTGCTGGTGGCGCCTATGTAAATTTCATGATGGATGAAGGCGAAGATCGTGTAAAAGCTACTTATGGAGATAATTATGACCGTTTGGTAACGATTAAGAATAAATATGATCCAAATAATTTATTCAGGGTGAACCAAAACATAAAACCCTCAATGAAAGAAGCGGAAACTGTAAAATAA
- a CDS encoding Swt1 family HEPN domain-containing protein — protein sequence MNNQQDQLSKIKLFALANSLTENELDKIENEFDLNLGRIEKKEVQAKSYYLQFNSDYRKEARMMAQHYEVFYCLEKSIRSLVVELMFEKYGDNWWDNVKEEIRKGVDLNIKREEESGFTIRSEEKIDYTTFGELSQIVTGNWEAFETLFKRGQRSFQKIMTNLNQLRGPIAHCCPLAEDEIVRLELTVKDWFRIME from the coding sequence ATGAATAATCAACAAGACCAATTATCAAAAATTAAATTATTTGCTCTTGCCAATTCATTGACAGAAAATGAACTTGATAAAATCGAAAATGAATTTGATTTAAATTTAGGGCGAATAGAAAAAAAAGAAGTTCAAGCAAAAAGTTACTATTTGCAATTTAATTCTGATTATAGAAAAGAAGCACGAATGATGGCTCAACACTACGAAGTTTTTTATTGTTTAGAAAAATCTATTAGAAGTTTAGTTGTCGAACTAATGTTTGAAAAATATGGAGATAATTGGTGGGATAACGTAAAAGAAGAAATTCGGAAAGGTGTTGATTTGAATATTAAACGTGAAGAAGAATCAGGTTTTACAATTCGCTCAGAGGAAAAAATAGATTATACGACATTTGGAGAATTAAGCCAAATTGTTACCGGCAATTGGGAAGCTTTTGAAACTCTTTTCAAAAGAGGACAAAGATCTTTTCAAAAGATAATGACAAATTTAAATCAATTAAGAGGACCAATAGCTCATTGTTGTCCTTTAGCAGAAGATGAAATCGTTAGATTAGAACTAACAGTAAAAGATTGGTTCAGAATAATGGAATAA
- a CDS encoding SDR family oxidoreductase, with protein MNSQNHDHKIENNKNVSKSALVTGANKSIGFEVARQLAQKGIYVYLGSRNLENGLEAVTKLKAEGLNNAEAILLDITDDKSVENARAEIGKKTKTLDILINNAGIYGGYPQEALNTTIDQFKATYDANVYGVVRVTQAFIDLLKKSSEPRIVNVSSSQGSITLHSDPSYKYYDYKGAVYLSSKSAMNMYTVVLAYELKDSNFKINAVCPGYTKTDFNGHRGPGNVEDAGKRILKYALIDKNGPTGKFFSEENNPVTGEIPW; from the coding sequence ATGAATTCACAGAATCACGATCACAAAATAGAGAATAATAAAAATGTGAGCAAATCAGCATTAGTGACAGGAGCCAACAAAAGCATTGGCTTTGAAGTGGCGAGGCAACTTGCTCAAAAAGGAATTTATGTTTACCTCGGAAGTCGTAATTTAGAAAACGGTTTAGAAGCCGTTACTAAATTAAAAGCGGAAGGCTTAAACAATGCAGAAGCCATTCTGCTTGACATTACAGATGATAAATCTGTAGAAAATGCCCGTGCAGAAATTGGCAAGAAAACAAAAACGTTGGACATACTTATCAACAATGCAGGCATCTATGGCGGCTACCCACAAGAAGCTCTTAATACAACTATAGACCAGTTCAAAGCAACATACGATGCAAATGTTTACGGAGTGGTAAGAGTCACGCAGGCATTTATTGATTTATTGAAAAAATCATCTGAACCTCGTATTGTAAATGTAAGCTCAAGTCAAGGATCTATTACTTTGCACAGCGACCCTTCATACAAATATTACGATTACAAAGGAGCCGTTTATCTTTCTTCAAAATCAGCAATGAATATGTACACAGTTGTTTTGGCATACGAACTAAAGGATAGTAACTTCAAAATAAATGCTGTTTGTCCCGGATATACAAAAACGGATTTCAACGGTCATCGTGGACCTGGGAACGTTGAAGATGCTGGAAAAAGAATTTTAAAGTATGCTTTGATTGACAAAAACGGGCCTACCGGAAAATTCTTTAGTGAAGAAAATAATCCTGTGACTGGAGAAATTCCTTGGTAA
- a CDS encoding DUF5343 domain-containing protein has translation MATNLPYMVSSGTLTKILNKICDASIPENFNGDFLGTKLGFPGGNQKAFIPWAKKCKLLGEDGAPTQLYKDFRNPTHRGASMASALKKGYEELYVRNEYAHDLSKPDFIKLVTDTTGLAHDNQTVKAIVNSFTNAKEFADFESDLKREDNSTQTEKIKEIKLDIETNDSVQRASRKRQIDLGINYTINLVLPKTDDPAIYNAIFKSLKENLLNE, from the coding sequence ATGGCAACAAATTTACCCTATATGGTTTCGTCTGGAACCTTGACAAAAATTCTTAATAAAATCTGTGACGCTTCAATTCCTGAAAATTTTAATGGAGATTTTTTAGGGACTAAACTTGGTTTTCCCGGAGGAAATCAAAAAGCTTTTATCCCTTGGGCTAAGAAATGTAAACTATTGGGAGAAGATGGAGCGCCAACACAACTATATAAAGACTTTAGAAATCCTACTCACAGAGGTGCTTCAATGGCTTCAGCTTTAAAAAAAGGTTATGAAGAATTATATGTGCGAAATGAATATGCACACGATTTAAGTAAGCCGGATTTTATAAAATTAGTAACTGATACGACTGGACTGGCGCACGATAATCAAACGGTAAAAGCAATAGTGAATTCCTTTACTAATGCTAAAGAATTTGCCGACTTTGAAAGTGACTTAAAAAGAGAAGATAATAGTACTCAAACTGAAAAGATAAAAGAAATTAAATTAGATATTGAAACAAATGATTCTGTACAAAGAGCAAGTCGCAAAAGACAAATAGATTTAGGAATTAATTATACAATTAATTTAGTCTTGCCAAAAACTGATGATCCAGCTATTTATAATGCTATTTTCAAATCGCTTAAAGAAAACTTGTTAAATGAATAA
- a CDS encoding helix-turn-helix domain-containing protein produces MKSIVQNLREDKNLTQTELAEKSGLSLRTIQRIEAGNIPKGFTLKALANVFETEPKKLLPSKEFIKLDRAKLINFSSLMGLIIPFGGVIFPLILTYKTNDPKNRELGKSIVSVQILIAVALSVSQILSPFIQKGLSLHFPLFILPLLLIICLKLLVVIINGNSLNNKNDLHKNLKINYL; encoded by the coding sequence ATGAAATCAATAGTTCAAAATTTAAGAGAGGATAAAAACTTAACCCAAACCGAACTTGCCGAAAAAAGTGGTCTTTCGTTAAGGACAATTCAAAGGATTGAAGCAGGAAATATCCCAAAAGGATTTACATTAAAAGCACTTGCAAATGTCTTTGAAACTGAACCTAAAAAACTACTTCCTTCCAAAGAATTTATAAAACTTGATAGAGCAAAATTGATTAATTTTTCAAGTTTAATGGGACTTATAATCCCTTTTGGAGGAGTTATATTCCCTTTGATTTTGACCTACAAAACAAACGACCCAAAAAACAGAGAACTTGGAAAAAGTATAGTAAGTGTTCAAATACTAATAGCAGTTGCACTCTCTGTTTCACAAATCCTAAGTCCATTTATTCAAAAAGGATTATCTCTACATTTTCCGCTTTTTATACTTCCGTTATTATTAATTATTTGCCTGAAATTATTGGTAGTTATTATAAATGGCAATAGTTTAAACAACAAGAATGATTTACATAAAAACCTAAAAATTAATTATTTATAA